In Nocardia sputorum, a single genomic region encodes these proteins:
- a CDS encoding glycosyltransferase family 39 protein encodes MTEVLNPARRQTDPGEPRPPFALGGVGAVAALGALALLVSIGRYGFFGDELYFVAAGRRLAVSYADQGPLLPAIARVMDLLAPGSLVALRLPAVLVTVAAVVITAQIAREFGGGCAAQMLAAAAYATSPFLLVQGDQLATNTIDTALWVVVSWLVVRWVRTRRDGLLVAAALVTAVDMQVKWLIPFFWIALVIGVASYGPRELLRRPALWCGGAVVVLTMVPSLVWQATHGWPQLRLGGTVAAEQATIGGRYVWLPLALAAAGLIGGLLLVYGVWTLLRAESWRPYRFLALLPIVLVVVFIATNGRPYYAAGCYGVLIAAGAVRWTGNRRRSRAIATVPLLALSVALVMFSLPLRPESAVEPVDTQAQAGLEIAIYGRFGWSELAAGAAAAYRALPEPERSSAVVIADSYWQASALDVDRAEYGLPAVYSPNRGFGYFGTPPDTATTVLWVGGTEADVRAHCAEVTAAGQVDARLGYPGVTRGVTIWRCAQPRAPWSRSWPDMLRLN; translated from the coding sequence ATGACTGAAGTGCTGAATCCCGCACGGCGGCAGACGGATCCCGGCGAACCGCGACCACCGTTCGCCCTCGGCGGAGTGGGCGCGGTGGCGGCGCTCGGTGCGCTGGCGCTGCTGGTCTCGATCGGGAGGTATGGATTCTTCGGCGACGAGCTGTATTTCGTCGCCGCGGGGCGCAGGCTCGCCGTCAGCTATGCCGATCAGGGGCCGTTGTTGCCGGCCATCGCCAGGGTGATGGATCTGCTCGCCCCGGGCTCCCTGGTGGCGTTGCGCCTTCCGGCTGTGCTCGTCACCGTGGCCGCGGTGGTGATCACCGCCCAGATCGCCCGGGAGTTCGGGGGCGGCTGCGCGGCGCAGATGCTGGCCGCGGCCGCCTACGCCACCTCGCCGTTCCTGCTGGTACAAGGTGATCAACTCGCCACCAACACGATCGACACGGCCCTGTGGGTAGTGGTGAGCTGGCTGGTGGTCCGCTGGGTCCGCACCCGCCGCGACGGCCTGCTGGTGGCGGCTGCGCTGGTCACCGCGGTGGACATGCAGGTCAAGTGGCTGATCCCATTCTTCTGGATCGCCCTCGTGATCGGGGTGGCGAGCTACGGACCGCGTGAGCTGCTGCGCCGCCCCGCGCTGTGGTGCGGCGGCGCGGTAGTCGTGCTGACCATGGTGCCCAGTCTGGTGTGGCAGGCGACGCACGGGTGGCCGCAGTTACGACTGGGTGGGACGGTCGCCGCCGAGCAGGCCACGATCGGCGGTCGCTACGTCTGGCTGCCGCTGGCGCTCGCCGCCGCCGGCCTGATCGGCGGCCTGCTGCTGGTCTACGGAGTGTGGACGCTGTTGCGGGCGGAGTCCTGGCGGCCCTACCGGTTCCTCGCACTGCTGCCGATAGTGCTGGTCGTGGTCTTCATCGCGACGAACGGACGTCCGTACTACGCGGCGGGCTGCTACGGAGTGCTGATCGCGGCCGGGGCTGTGCGGTGGACCGGGAACCGGCGTCGCTCGCGCGCGATCGCCACCGTCCCGTTGCTCGCGCTGTCCGTCGCGCTGGTGATGTTCTCCCTGCCACTGCGTCCGGAGTCCGCTGTCGAGCCGGTCGACACGCAGGCTCAGGCGGGCCTGGAGATCGCGATCTACGGGCGATTCGGCTGGTCGGAACTCGCGGCGGGGGCAGCGGCGGCCTACCGTGCCCTGCCGGAGCCGGAGCGTTCGTCGGCCGTGGTGATCGCCGACTCCTATTGGCAGGCAAGCGCTTTGGACGTCGATCGGGCCGAGTACGGCCTGCCCGCCGTCTACAGTCCGAATCGTGGTTTCGGCTACTTCGGCACCCCGCCGGACACGGCCACGACAGTGCTCTGGGTGGGCGGCACCGAGGCCGACGTGCGCGCGCACTGCGCCGAGGTCACCGCGGCGGGGCAGGTCGACGCGCGGCTGGGGTATCCCGGTGTCACCCGCGGCGTCACCATCTGGCGCTGTGCGCAACCGCGTGCGCCGTGGTCGCGATCCTGGCCGGACATGTTGCGGCTGAACTGA
- a CDS encoding acyltransferase family protein, with protein MTVARAVHRFRAPGAVATAAAPPRTAGAHRHDLDGLRGVAIALVVAFHIWFGRVSGGVDVFLVLSGFFFTGSLLRGAESAGTVRVAHTARRLARRLLPALVTLLAAVVAATVLLRPFTQWGEMAAQTLASLLHYQNWYLALSWSDYLAADPSVSPLQHLWSMAVQAQFYLLALLGVASAAALCRCFARPGALRPVMAVALAVGATASFLYAAHGAAAHQGWNYYDSFARAWELLAGALLAVVAPWLSPPRVVRVAAAVLGSVAVLTCGWWIDGADRFPGPAALVPVGAALALIVSGAGLPADRQPLPNRLLGAPAAVRLGELSYALYLWHWPILIFVLARTGAATAGLGVGLGVIAAALALAHLTNRFVEEPLRMRSGRPAAETPARAVRTSRLVAVLGIAVLAASVGEQVATRANPPRAVASLDSLRYPGAEALVSGASTPEAAMRPSVYEAPADAAYPSRDGCIADWDTREVITCTYGDAGAQRTVAVVGSSHAEHWVPALDLLAREHAFRVEVYLKMGCPLTVAAEPMYKGEANPDCRDWSVEVIDRLGVERPEWVFTTATRPRDGAGDETPADYLDVWTRLADRGLNVLAIRDTPWLRRDGVRYRAIDCLAQQGDRISCGMPRAEALDEVNPALEFTAAFPNVFPLDLSDALCERDVCAAAEGNVLIYHDEHHLTASYARSLAPELGRHLSPILGWW; from the coding sequence GTGACGGTCGCCCGAGCGGTGCATCGCTTCCGCGCACCAGGTGCGGTCGCCACCGCCGCGGCCCCTCCGCGGACGGCCGGAGCGCACCGGCACGACTTGGACGGCCTGCGTGGCGTGGCGATAGCGCTGGTCGTGGCGTTCCACATCTGGTTCGGCCGGGTGTCGGGCGGGGTAGACGTGTTCCTGGTGCTGTCCGGCTTCTTCTTCACCGGCTCGCTGCTGCGCGGCGCGGAGTCCGCCGGCACGGTCCGCGTCGCGCACACCGCGCGCAGACTCGCCCGCAGGCTGCTCCCCGCGCTGGTGACGCTCCTGGCCGCCGTGGTCGCGGCGACCGTGCTGCTGCGCCCGTTCACCCAGTGGGGCGAGATGGCCGCGCAGACCCTGGCGTCGCTGCTGCACTACCAGAATTGGTACCTGGCGCTGTCCTGGTCGGACTACCTGGCCGCCGATCCGTCGGTGAGCCCGCTCCAGCACCTGTGGTCGATGGCGGTGCAGGCGCAGTTCTACCTCCTGGCGCTGCTCGGCGTGGCGTCGGCGGCGGCCCTGTGCCGGTGTTTCGCGCGCCCCGGGGCGCTGCGTCCCGTCATGGCCGTCGCGCTCGCCGTGGGCGCGACGGCCTCCTTCCTCTACGCCGCGCACGGCGCCGCGGCGCATCAGGGCTGGAATTACTACGACAGTTTCGCCCGCGCTTGGGAACTGCTGGCCGGAGCGCTGCTGGCGGTCGTCGCGCCCTGGCTGTCGCCGCCGCGCGTGGTGCGGGTCGCGGCGGCCGTCCTCGGCTCGGTCGCGGTGCTCACCTGCGGGTGGTGGATCGACGGCGCCGACCGGTTTCCCGGTCCGGCGGCGCTGGTGCCGGTCGGCGCCGCGCTGGCGCTGATCGTCTCGGGCGCCGGGCTGCCCGCCGACCGGCAACCGCTGCCCAATCGGCTGCTCGGCGCACCGGCCGCGGTGCGGCTCGGCGAACTGTCCTACGCGCTGTACCTGTGGCATTGGCCGATCTTGATCTTCGTGCTGGCGCGGACCGGAGCCGCGACCGCGGGGCTGGGCGTCGGCCTGGGCGTCATCGCGGCGGCGCTGGCGCTCGCCCACCTGACGAACCGTTTCGTCGAGGAGCCGCTGCGGATGCGCTCCGGCCGTCCGGCCGCGGAGACACCTGCCCGCGCCGTCCGCACCAGCCGGCTGGTCGCCGTGCTGGGCATCGCGGTGCTCGCCGCCTCGGTGGGCGAGCAGGTGGCCACCCGAGCGAATCCGCCTCGGGCGGTGGCGTCGCTGGACTCGTTGCGTTATCCCGGCGCGGAGGCGCTGGTCAGCGGCGCGAGCACGCCCGAGGCCGCGATGCGTCCGTCCGTATACGAGGCGCCCGCGGATGCCGCCTACCCTTCGCGCGACGGCTGCATCGCGGACTGGGACACCCGCGAGGTCATCACCTGCACCTACGGGGACGCGGGCGCGCAGCGCACCGTCGCGGTGGTGGGCAGTTCGCATGCCGAGCACTGGGTGCCCGCGCTCGACCTGCTCGCCCGCGAGCACGCCTTCCGGGTCGAGGTCTATCTGAAAATGGGCTGCCCGCTGACCGTGGCGGCGGAACCGATGTACAAGGGCGAGGCCAACCCCGATTGCCGCGACTGGTCGGTGGAGGTGATCGACCGCTTGGGCGTCGAACGCCCGGAGTGGGTCTTCACCACGGCGACCCGCCCGCGCGACGGCGCGGGCGACGAGACCCCAGCCGACTATCTGGACGTCTGGACGCGGCTGGCCGACCGCGGCCTCAACGTGCTCGCCATCCGCGACACGCCATGGCTGCGCCGCGACGGCGTGCGGTACCGGGCCATCGACTGCCTTGCCCAGCAGGGCGACCGGATCAGCTGCGGAATGCCGCGCGCGGAGGCACTGGACGAGGTCAACCCGGCGCTGGAGTTCACCGCGGCGTTCCCCAACGTGTTCCCGTTGGACCTATCCGATGCGCTGTGCGAACGCGACGTATGCGCGGCCGCCGAGGGCAACGTCCTGATCTACCACGACGAGCACCACCTCACCGCCAGTTATGCACGCTCGCTCGCGCCGGAACTCGGCAGGCACTTGTCGCCGATCCTCGGCTGGTGGTGA
- a CDS encoding cation:proton antiporter regulatory subunit, with translation MNVEVTPLPGIGVRKDFPLTNSRRRIGVIDHRDGTMDLIVSKADDPDETEQVPLTGKEAAVLASLLGAPQLVEQLREEHRAFTGLTTRQLSIPDRSRFDGRRLGETQMRTRTKASIVAVVRSGQPIPSPGPDFTFTAGDVLVVVGTVEGLEAAAKILLDG, from the coding sequence GTGAACGTTGAGGTGACACCCTTGCCGGGTATCGGTGTGCGTAAAGATTTTCCGCTGACCAATAGCCGACGCCGGATCGGTGTGATCGACCACCGCGACGGCACGATGGACCTCATCGTGAGCAAAGCGGACGACCCCGACGAGACCGAACAGGTGCCCCTGACGGGCAAGGAGGCGGCCGTGCTGGCCAGCCTGCTCGGTGCGCCGCAGCTGGTCGAACAACTCCGTGAGGAGCACCGGGCGTTCACCGGTTTGACCACCCGTCAATTGTCCATCCCGGACCGGTCCCGCTTCGACGGGCGCAGGCTGGGCGAGACCCAGATGCGCACCCGGACGAAGGCGTCCATCGTCGCGGTGGTGCGCAGCGGGCAGCCGATTCCCTCGCCGGGGCCGGACTTCACCTTCACCGCCGGGGACGTACTCGTCGTCGTCGGCACCGTGGAGGGCCTCGAGGCCGCCGCCAAGATCCTGTTAGACGGCTGA
- a CDS encoding cation:proton antiporter: MVAHETALALIQLGAVFFGLGLLGRIAARIGMSPIPLYLIGGLVFGTGGLVELRQVDDFIHLASEIGVVLLLLLLGLEYSAPELVTGMRRSWAAGVMDIVLNATPGVLVALGLGWGFTGAIAMAGVTYISSSGIVAKVLNDLGRLGNRETPVILSILVFEDLVMAGYLPVLTAVLAGVGFLAGLKTLAIALVAVTVVLIVALRYGRYVSAIVDSADREIFLLKLLGSALLVAGAASAVQVSAAVGAFLLGIAISDSTAHNATKLLEPLRDLFAALFFVLFGLSTDPASIPPVLGWACLLALVTTATKIATGWWAAKRAGAGRLGRARAGTALVAHGEFSIVIAGLAVAAGAVPAEFAALATTYVLLMAVLGPIASRFVEPVMALVLRRRAGVS; encoded by the coding sequence ATGGTGGCACACGAGACCGCGCTCGCGCTGATCCAGCTGGGCGCGGTATTTTTCGGCCTCGGCCTGCTCGGGCGGATCGCCGCACGCATCGGCATGTCGCCCATCCCGCTGTACCTGATCGGCGGGCTGGTCTTCGGCACCGGCGGCCTGGTCGAGTTGCGGCAGGTGGACGACTTCATCCACCTCGCCAGCGAAATCGGCGTCGTGCTGCTGCTGTTGCTGCTCGGCCTGGAATACAGCGCGCCGGAATTGGTCACGGGCATGCGCCGATCGTGGGCCGCGGGTGTCATGGACATCGTGCTCAACGCGACGCCGGGCGTGCTCGTCGCGCTGGGGCTGGGTTGGGGGTTCACCGGCGCCATCGCCATGGCCGGGGTCACCTATATCTCGTCCTCGGGCATCGTCGCGAAGGTCCTCAACGATCTGGGCAGGCTCGGCAACCGCGAGACGCCGGTGATCCTGTCCATCCTGGTGTTCGAGGACCTGGTGATGGCCGGATACCTGCCGGTCCTGACCGCGGTGCTGGCCGGTGTCGGCTTCCTGGCCGGGCTGAAGACGCTGGCCATCGCCTTGGTGGCGGTCACCGTCGTGCTGATCGTCGCGCTGCGTTACGGCCGCTACGTCTCGGCGATCGTCGACAGCGCCGACCGCGAGATCTTCCTGTTGAAGCTGCTCGGCTCCGCCTTGCTGGTGGCGGGCGCGGCCTCCGCGGTCCAGGTGTCCGCCGCGGTCGGCGCGTTCCTGCTCGGCATCGCGATCTCGGACTCGACCGCGCACAACGCGACCAAGCTCCTGGAGCCGCTGCGAGACCTGTTCGCCGCGCTGTTCTTCGTGCTGTTCGGCTTGAGCACCGATCCGGCGAGCATCCCGCCGGTGCTGGGGTGGGCGTGCCTGCTGGCGCTGGTCACCACGGCCACCAAGATCGCCACCGGATGGTGGGCGGCCAAGCGAGCCGGTGCGGGCCGCTTGGGCCGGGCACGCGCGGGCACCGCCTTGGTCGCGCACGGCGAGTTCTCGATCGTCATCGCGGGACTCGCCGTCGCGGCGGGCGCGGTCCCCGCGGAATTCGCCGCGCTGGCCACCACATACGTGCTGCTGATGGCGGTGCTCGGCCCGATCGCCAGCCGGTTCGTCGAACCGGTCATGGCGCTCGTGCTGCGGCGGCGCGCCGGCGTGTCCTGA
- a CDS encoding peptidylprolyl isomerase, whose translation MSSEVQARELVNGRRAGRRGLPWRSLRILGVLAVGVTLVASAAGVVSATPAPAREQGPARCGAPAAGQPNGKQWPAEPGMTIDANAGYTATLTTSCGTVTIALDAARAPRTVNSFAFLAGEQFFDHTKCHRITTEGIYVLQCGDPTATGMGGPGYFFPDENLAGATYPAGTVAMANAGPGTNGSQFFLVYRDAPLPPDYTPFGRVTAGMDVLSSIATAGVKDGSSDGEPAVEVVLNSVAVGRN comes from the coding sequence GTGAGCAGCGAAGTGCAAGCGCGAGAACTCGTCAACGGCCGGCGCGCGGGGCGCCGGGGCCTACCGTGGCGATCGCTGCGGATCCTCGGGGTACTCGCCGTCGGCGTGACGCTGGTGGCGTCCGCGGCGGGTGTCGTCTCGGCGACCCCCGCGCCGGCTCGCGAGCAGGGACCGGCCCGCTGCGGCGCACCGGCCGCCGGCCAGCCGAACGGCAAGCAATGGCCCGCCGAACCCGGTATGACCATCGACGCCAACGCCGGATACACGGCAACGCTGACCACCAGCTGTGGCACCGTGACCATCGCCCTGGACGCGGCACGCGCCCCGCGCACGGTCAACTCGTTCGCGTTCTTGGCCGGTGAGCAGTTCTTCGACCACACGAAGTGCCACCGGATCACCACCGAAGGCATCTATGTCCTGCAGTGCGGCGACCCGACCGCCACCGGCATGGGCGGCCCCGGTTACTTCTTCCCCGACGAGAACCTGGCGGGGGCCACTTACCCGGCCGGAACGGTCGCCATGGCGAATGCGGGGCCCGGCACCAACGGCAGCCAGTTCTTCCTGGTCTACCGCGACGCGCCGCTGCCGCCTGACTACACGCCGTTCGGGCGAGTCACCGCGGGCATGGATGTTCTGTCGTCCATCGCCACCGCGGGTGTCAAGGACGGCTCGTCCGACGGCGAGCCCGCCGTCGAGGTCGTGCTGAATTCCGTCGCCGTCGGGCGGAACTGA
- a CDS encoding nitrilase-related carbon-nitrogen hydrolase — MGIVRAALVQTNWTGDKESMLEAHEAYARRAAAEGAAVICFQELFYGPYFCQRQDTEFYGYAESVPGPTTERFAALAKELRLVMVLPVYEQEQPGLLYNTAAVIDADGSYLGKYRKHHLPHVHGFWEKFYFRPGNLGWPVFDTAAGKVGVYICYDRHFPEGWRALALAGAEIVFNPSATSRGLSGYLWKLEQPAAAVANEYFIGAINRVGVEEYGDDDFYGTSYFVDPEGRFVGDVASDTGPELVVRDLDMDLIKVVRERWAFYRDRRPDAYGPLVAP, encoded by the coding sequence ATGGGAATCGTTCGAGCGGCGCTGGTCCAAACGAACTGGACCGGCGACAAGGAGTCGATGCTCGAGGCGCACGAGGCCTACGCGCGCCGGGCCGCCGCGGAGGGGGCCGCGGTGATCTGTTTCCAAGAGCTGTTCTACGGGCCCTACTTCTGCCAGCGGCAGGACACGGAGTTCTACGGCTACGCCGAATCGGTCCCGGGGCCGACGACGGAGCGGTTCGCCGCACTGGCGAAGGAATTGCGCCTGGTGATGGTCCTGCCGGTGTACGAGCAGGAACAGCCGGGCCTGTTGTACAACACGGCCGCGGTGATCGACGCCGACGGCAGTTATCTCGGCAAGTACCGCAAACACCATCTGCCGCACGTGCACGGATTCTGGGAGAAGTTCTACTTCCGGCCGGGCAACCTCGGCTGGCCGGTGTTCGATACGGCGGCCGGCAAGGTCGGCGTGTACATCTGCTACGACCGGCACTTCCCGGAGGGCTGGCGGGCCCTGGCGCTCGCCGGGGCCGAGATCGTGTTCAACCCGTCGGCCACGTCGCGAGGCCTGTCCGGCTACCTCTGGAAACTGGAGCAACCGGCGGCCGCGGTGGCCAACGAGTATTTCATCGGCGCGATCAACCGGGTCGGCGTCGAAGAATACGGCGACGACGACTTCTACGGCACCAGCTATTTCGTCGATCCCGAAGGCCGGTTCGTCGGTGATGTCGCCTCCGACACCGGCCCCGAACTTGTCGTCCGGGACCTGGACATGGATTTGATCAAGGTGGTGCGCGAGCGCTGGGCCTTCTACCGCGATCGCAGGCCCGACGCCTATGGGCCGCTGGTGGCCCCCTGA
- the hydA gene encoding dihydropyrimidinase: MARTFIHGGTVVSATGSQLLDVLIEGETIVAVLQPGSAALGADLAASADRVLDATGRYVIPGGVDGHTHMQMPFGGTEASDTFETGTRAAAWGGTTTIVDFVVQRPGERVQDTLAAWHAKAAGQCAIDYGFHQIIGAVDDESLKAMSELVAEGVTSFKLFMAYPGVFYSTDAQILRAMQSAADLGALLMMHAENGIAIDVLVEQALARGETAPYFHGTTRPWQLEEEATHRAIMLAELTGVPLYIVHVSAKQALARIAVARDAGRNVFGETCPQYLYLSLEDQLGAPGFEGAKWVCSTPLRAKAEGHQDELWRYLRTGDVTTVGTDHCPFCLKDQKELGLGDFSKIPNGIGGVEHRMDLIFQGVRSGRIPLERWVDACCTAPARMFGMYPRKGVISPGADADIVVYDPDGHTSIGLGKTHHMNMDYSAYEGFEIDGHVDTVLSRGRVVVDDGVYLGHAGHGRFVKRELSQNLI, encoded by the coding sequence ATGGCGCGTACTTTCATCCACGGCGGCACGGTCGTCTCCGCCACCGGATCGCAACTGCTCGACGTGCTCATCGAGGGCGAGACCATTGTCGCCGTCCTCCAGCCGGGCTCCGCAGCGCTGGGTGCGGACCTCGCCGCCTCCGCGGACCGGGTGCTCGACGCGACCGGCAGATACGTGATCCCCGGCGGCGTGGACGGCCACACGCACATGCAGATGCCCTTCGGCGGGACCGAAGCCTCCGACACCTTCGAGACCGGCACCCGCGCGGCGGCGTGGGGTGGCACCACCACCATCGTCGACTTCGTCGTCCAGCGGCCAGGGGAGCGGGTCCAGGACACCCTGGCCGCTTGGCATGCGAAGGCCGCCGGGCAGTGCGCGATCGACTACGGCTTCCATCAGATCATCGGTGCGGTCGATGACGAATCCTTGAAGGCCATGAGCGAATTGGTGGCCGAGGGCGTCACCAGCTTCAAACTCTTCATGGCCTATCCCGGTGTCTTCTACTCCACCGACGCGCAGATCCTGCGCGCTATGCAGTCCGCGGCGGATCTGGGCGCGCTGCTGATGATGCACGCCGAGAATGGGATCGCCATCGACGTGCTGGTCGAGCAGGCGCTCGCGCGCGGGGAGACCGCGCCGTATTTCCACGGCACGACCAGACCGTGGCAGCTGGAGGAGGAGGCCACCCACCGCGCGATCATGCTGGCCGAGTTGACCGGTGTGCCGCTGTACATCGTGCACGTGTCGGCGAAGCAGGCGCTGGCCCGGATCGCCGTCGCCCGCGACGCCGGGCGCAACGTCTTCGGCGAGACCTGCCCCCAATACCTGTACCTCTCGCTCGAAGACCAGCTGGGCGCACCGGGTTTCGAGGGCGCGAAATGGGTGTGCTCGACACCGCTGCGGGCGAAGGCCGAGGGACATCAGGACGAGCTGTGGCGCTACCTGCGCACCGGTGACGTCACGACGGTCGGCACCGACCACTGCCCGTTCTGCCTGAAGGACCAGAAAGAGCTGGGGCTCGGCGACTTCAGCAAGATCCCCAACGGCATCGGCGGCGTCGAACATCGGATGGACCTGATCTTCCAGGGCGTCCGGTCCGGCCGGATCCCGCTGGAACGCTGGGTCGACGCGTGCTGCACCGCTCCGGCCCGGATGTTCGGCATGTACCCGCGCAAAGGGGTGATCAGCCCGGGCGCGGACGCCGACATCGTCGTCTACGACCCGGACGGCCACACCAGCATCGGGCTCGGCAAGACCCATCACATGAATATGGACTACTCGGCCTACGAAGGATTCGAGATCGACGGGCACGTCGACACGGTGCTGTCCCGGGGCCGGGTGGTCGTCGACGACGGCGTCTATCTGGGGCACGCCGGACACGGCCGGTTCGTCAAGCGTGAACTCTCGCAGAACCTGATCTGA
- a CDS encoding TIGR03842 family LLM class F420-dependent oxidoreductase, producing MDIGLVLQCTPPAARVIELARLAETYGFSHVWTFDSHVLWQEPYVIYSQILAATRKVMVGPMVTNPATRDWTVTASAFATLNEMFGNRTLCGIGRGDSAVRTQGGKPATLATLRQAVEVIRELGNGRSARIDDTVVRLPWAADSRLEVWVAGYGPRALDLTGAVADGFILQLADPDITAWTIARVRAAAERAGRDPAAVRICVAAPAYVTDGTDAALAHARQQCRWFGGMVGNHVAEIVAKYGAHSDIPAALTDYIEGRRGYDYSQHGRAGNVHAEFVPDAIVDRFCLLGTPDDQLIRLRELAGLGVDQFAVYLQHDAKIATLEAYGESVLPRLDPLLTATQPTEGGV from the coding sequence ATGGACATCGGTCTGGTGCTGCAATGCACGCCCCCGGCCGCGCGGGTGATCGAACTGGCCAGGCTCGCGGAGACCTACGGGTTCTCCCACGTCTGGACCTTCGACTCGCATGTGCTCTGGCAGGAGCCCTACGTCATCTACAGCCAGATCCTGGCCGCTACCCGCAAGGTGATGGTCGGTCCGATGGTGACCAACCCGGCCACCCGGGACTGGACGGTGACCGCCTCGGCCTTCGCCACGCTCAACGAGATGTTCGGCAACCGCACGCTGTGCGGGATCGGCCGCGGTGACTCGGCTGTCCGCACGCAGGGCGGCAAACCCGCGACCTTGGCTACGCTGCGGCAAGCGGTGGAGGTGATCCGGGAGCTGGGCAACGGGCGCAGCGCGCGAATAGACGACACCGTGGTCCGGCTGCCGTGGGCGGCCGATTCGCGGCTGGAGGTATGGGTAGCGGGCTACGGGCCGCGTGCTCTCGACCTGACCGGTGCGGTCGCGGACGGATTCATCCTCCAACTGGCCGACCCGGACATCACCGCCTGGACCATCGCGCGGGTGCGCGCGGCGGCCGAGCGCGCGGGCCGGGACCCGGCAGCGGTGCGGATCTGCGTCGCCGCGCCCGCTTACGTCACCGACGGGACGGACGCGGCGCTGGCGCACGCACGGCAGCAGTGCCGATGGTTCGGCGGGATGGTCGGCAACCACGTGGCGGAGATCGTCGCCAAATACGGCGCGCACAGCGACATTCCGGCGGCGCTCACCGACTACATCGAAGGCAGGCGCGGCTACGACTACAGCCAGCACGGCCGCGCGGGCAACGTCCACGCCGAATTCGTGCCCGATGCCATCGTGGACCGCTTCTGCCTGCTGGGCACGCCCGACGACCAGTTGATCCGCTTACGCGAACTGGCGGGGCTCGGCGTCGACCAATTCGCCGTCTATCTCCAGCACGACGCGAAGATCGCGACTCTGGAGGCGTACGGTGAATCGGTGCTGCCTCGTCTCGATCCCCTCCTGACCGCGACCCAGCCGACCGAAGGGGGCGTCTAG
- a CDS encoding PucR family transcriptional regulator yields MPVTAPRRQGLTVSGQPMSLPLKDVRALSRQMVGHFVETVAPCGTLPGDAIHGDITVITRVCLELAVSILDGSNIPEKTEQLEDAAAQWAREGVPIGTIHHAIHEGFKIGFDLVVSATSARRRTADSAHIDPMPTPSLADYQNILDGAKLVVEMLDTMTTAVSVAYVRELRAVVSEHHTAVHTLTSALLGGHPTSTMARECGIDISDRYRVIALAIPPHPDESNPMLDAKVVARRKLRRVQAELATRCDDTVLSLLSVDGGTLLIPADHITKGASKDLIGHLSRAARVHITAAAVTATTDAVPTAADQAHELLDMVTRLRSVPDLYHFDDLALEYQLTRPGAAREHLGSLLDPLDEHPELLDTLQVHIAHNLNRQRTARLLHVHTNTVDHRLKRIGQLTGFDPTMASGLWHLRSALVARTYRR; encoded by the coding sequence ATGCCTGTCACTGCCCCGCGCCGACAAGGGCTCACGGTCTCCGGCCAGCCCATGTCGTTGCCACTGAAGGATGTACGCGCCCTATCGCGGCAGATGGTGGGGCATTTCGTCGAAACCGTCGCCCCCTGCGGCACCCTGCCCGGCGATGCGATCCACGGCGACATCACCGTCATCACCCGTGTGTGCTTAGAACTGGCAGTCAGCATTCTGGACGGCAGCAACATTCCGGAGAAGACCGAACAACTCGAGGACGCCGCAGCCCAGTGGGCTCGCGAGGGCGTACCTATTGGTACCATTCACCACGCCATCCACGAGGGCTTCAAGATCGGCTTCGACCTGGTGGTGTCCGCCACCTCGGCCCGTCGGCGTACCGCCGACTCAGCCCACATCGATCCGATGCCCACTCCCAGCCTGGCCGACTATCAAAACATCCTCGATGGCGCCAAACTCGTCGTCGAAATGCTCGACACCATGACCACGGCGGTCTCGGTGGCCTATGTGCGCGAACTGCGCGCGGTCGTGTCCGAGCACCACACCGCGGTGCACACGCTCACCTCGGCGCTACTCGGAGGGCACCCCACCTCCACCATGGCCCGCGAGTGTGGCATCGACATCTCCGACCGCTATCGCGTCATAGCCCTTGCCATTCCACCCCACCCGGACGAGTCCAACCCGATGCTGGACGCGAAAGTCGTTGCCCGCCGCAAACTCCGGCGCGTACAGGCGGAGCTGGCTACCCGCTGCGACGACACAGTGCTGTCGCTGCTGTCGGTCGACGGCGGCACCCTGCTCATCCCCGCCGATCACATCACCAAGGGCGCCTCGAAGGACCTGATCGGGCATCTGTCGCGGGCGGCCCGCGTGCACATCACCGCCGCAGCGGTCACCGCCACCACCGACGCTGTGCCCACCGCTGCCGATCAAGCCCACGAACTACTCGACATGGTCACCCGGCTGCGGTCGGTGCCGGACCTGTACCACTTCGACGATCTGGCCCTGGAATACCAGCTCACCCGCCCCGGTGCCGCCCGTGAGCATCTCGGATCGCTGCTCGATCCACTGGACGAGCACCCCGAACTGCTCGATACCTTGCAGGTCCATATCGCGCACAACCTGAACCGCCAGCGCACTGCGCGGCTACTGCACGTACACACCAACACCGTGGACCACCGGCTCAAGCGGATCGGTCAGCTGACCGGATTCGATCCCACCATGGCCAGCGGGCTGTGGCATCTCCGTTCGGCATTGGTTGCCCGCACTTACCGAAGGTAA